The following are encoded in a window of Fretibacter rubidus genomic DNA:
- a CDS encoding TrkA family potassium uptake protein: MANKSRNVAIIGLGTFGVSVARELTRMGDNVLGIDDNPARVSMICDEIKSSIQVDATDDKALSQCALETYDAVLVSIGENTEASILTAMNVMELGCKQVWVKAQTETQRKILKAIGVHHVVLPEQRFGTHIAQIIHNPYVDDFMSLGDGQYVVMMEVHSSLAGKLLKEFKFEKSHNISCMGVYTDCVFSSPAEFKDALKENDKIILFGTRSQLRKFSDAN; the protein is encoded by the coding sequence ATGGCCAACAAATCCAGAAATGTAGCTATCATTGGCCTCGGCACCTTTGGTGTCTCTGTCGCTAGAGAATTAACCCGCATGGGGGACAATGTTCTGGGTATTGACGACAACCCTGCGCGTGTGAGTATGATATGCGATGAGATAAAATCATCTATTCAGGTTGATGCAACTGATGACAAAGCTCTCTCGCAATGCGCACTTGAGACTTATGATGCCGTCTTAGTGTCCATTGGTGAAAATACTGAGGCGAGCATTCTCACCGCCATGAATGTGATGGAATTGGGATGCAAGCAGGTTTGGGTTAAAGCGCAGACCGAAACGCAGCGAAAAATCTTGAAAGCAATAGGTGTCCACCACGTTGTTCTTCCCGAGCAGCGCTTCGGTACGCATATCGCTCAGATTATCCATAACCCTTATGTCGATGACTTCATGTCACTTGGCGACGGACAATACGTCGTTATGATGGAGGTCCATTCTTCTTTGGCCGGTAAGTTATTGAAGGAATTTAAATTCGAGAAGTCTCACAATATTTCGTGTATGGGCGTTTACACTGATTGCGTGTTTTCTAGTCCAGCTGAATTTAAAGATGCTTTGAAAGAAAATGATAAGATCATTTTATTCGGCACGCGGAGTCAGTTGCGCAAATTCTCCGACGCGAACTAG
- a CDS encoding GIY-YIG nuclease family protein, protein MKHHYLYILSGPSHGPIYIGTTRNLAQRLTQHRIGRSKIDAFRIDRLVYIERYPTIEAATERAKALRGASREWVDALITRKNPDWRDLGDAALQVVQKKAA, encoded by the coding sequence ATGAAACATCATTATCTTTATATCCTCTCTGGCCCGTCACACGGTCCTATCTATATCGGCACCACGCGCAATTTGGCACAGCGATTGACGCAGCACCGTATTGGGCGCTCAAAAATTGATGCCTTTCGCATTGACCGTCTGGTGTATATTGAACGCTACCCGACGATAGAGGCCGCTACCGAGCGCGCCAAAGCGTTACGCGGGGCTTCGCGGGAATGGGTTGACGCGTTGATTACGCGTAAAAATCCAGACTGGCGTGATTTGGGCGATGCGGCTTTGCAAGTCGTGCAAAAGAAAGCCGCCTAA
- a CDS encoding MerR family transcriptional regulator has translation MQSKTTRAFRTISEAGEELDLQPHVLRFWESKFPQIKPMKRGGGRRFYRPEDIEFLRGIKILLHDEKHPIKDVQKLIRVKGAARVLELGRSVERAAKPKAVEDTVLVPERIVKAEDTAPKPAPAAPVVETPPVVETPPAVDTPPTVETMPAPAANNDTILRPIGTPSPVSPPQVSPPPVSPPPVATHQPPVLDLVEPITEDDEPDYHAGMLDDTARDTSTPPAPPTPAPSGLSEDDREELETALERLMKLRGQWDSFQKDG, from the coding sequence ATGCAGTCGAAAACGACACGAGCTTTTAGAACCATAAGCGAAGCCGGCGAAGAGCTGGACTTGCAGCCCCATGTCTTGCGCTTTTGGGAATCCAAATTCCCGCAAATTAAGCCGATGAAACGCGGTGGTGGGCGGCGTTTTTACCGTCCTGAAGATATTGAATTTCTGCGCGGGATTAAAATCCTGCTGCATGATGAAAAACACCCGATTAAAGATGTGCAAAAGCTTATCCGTGTCAAAGGCGCCGCCCGTGTTTTGGAATTGGGCCGCTCTGTAGAGCGCGCCGCCAAACCCAAAGCGGTAGAGGACACCGTCCTTGTGCCAGAGCGGATTGTCAAAGCCGAAGACACGGCCCCCAAACCAGCGCCCGCTGCGCCCGTGGTTGAAACCCCGCCTGTTGTTGAGACTCCGCCTGCTGTTGACACCCCACCTACAGTTGAGACAATGCCAGCGCCCGCCGCCAATAACGACACAATCCTGCGCCCCATTGGTACGCCGAGCCCCGTCTCGCCGCCCCAAGTCTCGCCGCCCCCAGTCTCACCGCCCCCTGTCGCAACGCACCAACCACCCGTCCTCGATTTGGTCGAACCCATCACAGAGGATGATGAGCCAGATTATCACGCGGGTATGTTGGACGACACAGCGCGCGATACGTCAACGCCGCCAGCTCCGCCAACGCCCGCGCCAAGCGGCCTATCGGAGGACGACCGCGAAGAGCTGGAAACCGCCCTAGAGCGCCTCATGAAACTCCGCGGGCAATGGGATAGCTTTCAAAAAGACGGCTAG
- a CDS encoding TrkH family potassium uptake protein, whose product MRRFLDLPAPALLALLYLSWITVGALLLMLPIASTDSITWSDAFFTATSAVTVTGLVVVDTGTAFTTFGQGVLMLLIQLGGMGLMTFAVLVLSSLGMQIGLGQRQFLREEMGLSSLGGLLDIVWVVFKVVLVCEVIGMAIMALVFVPDFGWGEGLWQAAFHSISAFNNAGFSLFSDSLMGYVDNPLIIFTISVQFIVAGLGFAVLSDILVYGKWQKFSLHTRLMLVGTLSLILISCFGYGVLEWNNPETLAGLATSGERVNAIWFEAVTPRTAGFNSMNTAAMKDSTTLMTMVLMVIGGGSTSTAGGIKVTTAVVLLLATIAFFRNSGKMRAFGYSVGLQQGLKVMALLTISLFVILAGLFLIVATHEIDFLMAAFEVTSAFGTVGLSQGATGELNDFGRAIICLIMFLGRLGPLTLGFFLASKTTPRIQYPEGSIYLG is encoded by the coding sequence ATGAGACGCTTTCTGGATTTGCCAGCCCCCGCTTTGCTGGCACTGCTATATTTAAGTTGGATTACGGTTGGCGCCTTATTGTTGATGTTACCTATCGCATCCACTGACAGCATCACTTGGTCAGATGCATTCTTTACGGCCACCTCAGCTGTCACGGTGACCGGCTTGGTCGTCGTCGACACCGGAACGGCATTCACCACATTCGGGCAAGGTGTCCTCATGCTGTTGATACAGCTTGGGGGCATGGGCCTTATGACGTTTGCAGTCCTAGTTCTCTCATCCCTAGGCATGCAAATTGGTCTGGGGCAGCGCCAATTTCTTAGGGAAGAGATGGGCCTGTCCTCTCTGGGGGGATTACTCGACATCGTTTGGGTTGTGTTCAAAGTTGTGTTGGTTTGTGAGGTGATAGGCATGGCCATCATGGCACTCGTTTTCGTGCCTGACTTCGGTTGGGGTGAAGGTCTATGGCAGGCTGCCTTTCATTCCATCTCCGCTTTCAATAATGCAGGCTTTTCATTATTCTCTGACAGCCTCATGGGCTATGTCGATAATCCACTCATAATATTTACGATTTCCGTGCAATTTATTGTGGCTGGTCTGGGCTTCGCGGTACTGTCTGATATTTTAGTCTATGGAAAATGGCAGAAGTTCTCTCTGCACACGCGTTTAATGTTAGTCGGAACACTCAGCCTAATCCTTATCTCCTGCTTTGGGTATGGAGTGTTGGAATGGAACAACCCTGAAACACTGGCTGGTTTGGCAACTTCAGGGGAGAGAGTGAACGCAATATGGTTCGAGGCCGTCACCCCTCGAACGGCTGGTTTTAACTCAATGAATACGGCGGCCATGAAGGATAGCACAACACTTATGACGATGGTTCTGATGGTCATCGGCGGCGGCAGCACATCTACGGCCGGTGGCATTAAGGTCACTACCGCTGTGGTGCTCCTACTCGCGACGATAGCATTTTTCCGCAATTCCGGAAAAATGAGAGCATTCGGATACAGCGTGGGATTACAGCAAGGCTTGAAAGTGATGGCGCTGTTGACAATAAGTCTTTTCGTTATTTTAGCGGGTTTATTCTTGATCGTTGCAACGCATGAAATAGACTTTTTAATGGCGGCATTTGAAGTCACCTCTGCCTTCGGAACAGTTGGATTGAGCCAAGGCGCGACCGGCGAGCTCAATGACTTTGGTAGAGCAATCATTTGCTTGATAATGTTCTTAGGGAGGCTTGGCCCTTTGACCCTTGGGTTCTTCCTCGCATCGAAAACAACACCGAGAATACAATATCCCGAAGGCTCTATTTACCTTGGTTAG
- a CDS encoding GtrA family protein, whose protein sequence is MKSQFFKFLVTSGIAAIVNIAARAGLSQALSYDVAIITAYIIGMGTAYILARQFVFDPSGKAPSREMGGFIVVNIIALIQVWAVSVLLARWVFPTFGFDYYPALVAHIIGVASPAVTSYFGHKYISFRPKP, encoded by the coding sequence ATGAAATCACAGTTTTTCAAATTCCTTGTGACGTCGGGTATCGCAGCGATTGTGAACATTGCGGCGCGCGCGGGACTCTCCCAAGCCCTAAGTTATGATGTTGCGATTATTACGGCTTATATTATCGGTATGGGAACCGCCTATATTTTGGCGCGGCAATTTGTTTTTGACCCCTCTGGCAAAGCGCCGAGCCGCGAAATGGGCGGCTTTATTGTGGTCAATATCATTGCGCTGATACAGGTCTGGGCGGTGAGTGTATTGCTCGCGCGCTGGGTGTTTCCGACGTTTGGGTTTGACTATTACCCCGCGCTCGTCGCGCATATTATCGGCGTCGCCAGCCCAGCCGTAACGAGTTACTTTGGGCATAAATATATCTCGTTTAGGCCTAAACCTTAG